From Romeriopsis navalis LEGE 11480, a single genomic window includes:
- the purU gene encoding formyltetrahydrofolate deformylase — MTASQKYILTLSCPDRVGVVAAVSGFIAQHQGWIIEAQHHSDELDQRFFMREEILAASLAISLEQFREAFQSIATEFQMDWEITDSAQKKRVVILVSKSEHCIYDLLSRWQSGELDIDIPCVISNHERFRKLVEWHDIPFHYIPVTRETKEAAYEKVMQTYDAAQGNTMVLARYMQVLSPQMCDRYRGQIINIHHSFLPSFVGAKPYHQAYARGVKLIGATCHYVTEELDAGPIIEQDVIRIDHSDTTADLIRYGKDIEKTVLARGLRYHVEDRVLRHGNKTVVFR, encoded by the coding sequence ATGACCGCATCTCAGAAATATATCTTGACGCTATCTTGTCCCGATCGCGTGGGTGTCGTCGCGGCCGTTAGTGGGTTTATCGCCCAGCATCAAGGCTGGATTATCGAAGCCCAACACCACTCGGATGAGTTAGATCAGCGATTTTTTATGCGTGAGGAGATTTTGGCGGCGTCCCTCGCAATCTCCCTCGAACAATTCCGGGAAGCCTTTCAATCGATTGCCACTGAATTTCAGATGGACTGGGAAATCACAGACTCAGCGCAGAAAAAACGGGTGGTGATTTTAGTTTCAAAATCCGAGCATTGCATTTATGATTTGCTGTCCCGGTGGCAAAGTGGCGAACTCGATATCGACATTCCCTGCGTCATTTCCAATCATGAGCGCTTTCGCAAACTGGTTGAATGGCACGATATTCCATTTCACTATATTCCCGTCACCCGTGAAACCAAGGAAGCCGCTTACGAAAAAGTCATGCAGACTTACGATGCGGCCCAGGGCAACACTATGGTTTTAGCCCGGTATATGCAGGTGTTATCGCCGCAGATGTGCGATCGATATCGCGGCCAGATTATTAATATTCATCACTCATTTCTGCCTTCTTTTGTCGGCGCAAAACCCTACCATCAAGCCTACGCTCGGGGCGTCAAACTGATTGGGGCCACTTGTCACTATGTCACTGAAGAACTCGATGCCGGACCAATCATTGAGCAGGATGTGATTCGCATCGATCACTCAGACACCACCGCGGATCTAATTCGCTACGGCAAAGACATTGAGAAAACGGTACTTGCGCGCGGGTTGCGCTATCACGTTGAAGATCGAGTATTGCGGCACGGCAATAAAACCGTGGTTTTTCGTTAA
- a CDS encoding HAD-IC family P-type ATPase, with protein sequence MQPQGLTAQEVLKRRANGQGNNAKLPTSRSYWQIFRENLLTFINFVFFTLSLLMFALKRYGDAFLVVVIISTGVIISIVQEIWAKRKLDEIALLSRPKATVIRDGQAQDITPEEIVLGDLIVLEAGDQILVDGHMVGEGRVEVDESLLTGESDLVPKNHGDEVFSGSNCVSGSAYFEATKVGSDTVAYKLVTGARTFRQVYTPLQQEINLIIRALLLLACFLLLLVAISYFSRSYSFGDIVQHAAVVAGIVPTGLLIAITLAYGTAAVRMLSEDILIQQTNAVESLSNVDVLCLDKTGTLTTNQINLQTTYPIGISDQELRQHLGNYAVTTNSPNRTIEALQTSCHGKYLNITAEVPFSSARKWSAIVHDVTYVLGAPEMMAKCVTFTPEMAAQIEAGLHQGLRVLLFAQTSDTHWHQVDDPNHLCLPKLEPLGILHFSDQLRTNVAETLAEFTRAGIELKVISGDNPDTVAALAKQAGFGDVGVVSGLELSEKNGLDFAQAAATASIFGRITPDQKAELVKALRTQDKYVAMIGDGVNDVLSLKQSNLGIAMESGSKATRAVADIILLNDSFSALPRAFIEGQRIRNGIRDSLALFLVRVTTVTLLIFAIAMVTESFPLINKHSALLALFGVGLPTGVFPLWAKPGKQRHKTSVVQSLLHFTIPASITMTLVSLFVYLLYLVKAVLELPGGDDITQIDYTLPRTALVTILILCHLVLLPFLKPPHDSCGGGEPYSGDWRYTIAAIVLTTGLMLILVIPPVRQFYELAALSLRDIGFLLLVALEWALILRLTWRMKFFDRFLGVDLLRR encoded by the coding sequence ATGCAACCCCAAGGACTAACTGCGCAAGAAGTACTGAAACGCCGCGCCAATGGCCAAGGCAATAATGCCAAGCTGCCGACAAGCCGCTCCTATTGGCAAATCTTCCGTGAAAATTTGCTCACATTTATCAACTTCGTCTTCTTTACGCTGAGTTTGTTAATGTTCGCATTGAAGCGATATGGGGACGCATTTCTGGTGGTCGTGATTATCTCCACCGGGGTGATTATCTCAATCGTCCAAGAAATCTGGGCCAAGCGGAAACTCGACGAAATCGCTTTACTCAGCCGCCCCAAAGCGACCGTCATTCGCGATGGCCAAGCCCAAGACATTACGCCCGAGGAAATCGTTCTGGGCGACCTCATTGTATTGGAAGCCGGAGACCAAATTTTGGTTGATGGCCACATGGTCGGCGAAGGTCGGGTCGAAGTCGATGAATCACTGCTCACTGGAGAGTCGGATTTAGTACCCAAAAATCATGGCGATGAAGTCTTTTCCGGCAGCAACTGTGTCAGCGGCTCCGCCTATTTCGAAGCCACCAAAGTCGGCAGTGATACCGTCGCCTACAAATTGGTCACCGGCGCCCGCACCTTTCGTCAGGTCTATACTCCACTCCAACAAGAAATCAATCTGATTATTCGCGCCTTACTCTTACTAGCTTGTTTTTTACTGCTGCTGGTCGCGATTAGCTACTTTAGTCGTTCCTATAGCTTCGGCGACATCGTACAACATGCGGCAGTCGTTGCGGGAATCGTCCCTACGGGTTTGTTAATTGCGATTACCCTCGCCTACGGGACGGCCGCTGTGCGGATGCTCAGCGAGGATATTCTGATTCAACAGACCAATGCGGTTGAATCTTTAAGTAATGTCGATGTCCTCTGCCTCGATAAAACCGGCACCTTAACGACGAACCAAATCAACCTACAAACGACTTATCCGATCGGTATCTCGGACCAGGAATTGCGACAACATCTCGGCAACTATGCCGTCACGACCAATTCGCCAAATCGGACCATCGAAGCGCTCCAAACCAGTTGCCACGGCAAATACCTCAACATCACAGCCGAAGTGCCTTTCTCTTCCGCCCGCAAATGGAGTGCGATCGTCCATGACGTCACCTACGTGCTCGGGGCGCCGGAGATGATGGCCAAATGCGTCACCTTCACCCCCGAAATGGCGGCCCAGATTGAAGCGGGCCTTCATCAAGGTTTACGGGTTTTGCTCTTTGCTCAAACCAGCGACACCCATTGGCATCAGGTTGATGACCCTAATCACCTATGCTTGCCAAAGCTGGAGCCCCTAGGCATCCTGCATTTCAGTGATCAACTTCGGACAAATGTCGCCGAAACCCTAGCCGAATTTACTCGCGCTGGCATCGAGTTAAAAGTCATTTCTGGTGATAATCCCGATACTGTCGCCGCCCTCGCCAAGCAAGCCGGATTCGGCGATGTCGGTGTTGTATCAGGCCTCGAACTGAGCGAGAAAAATGGGCTCGATTTTGCCCAAGCCGCCGCTACCGCGAGTATCTTCGGACGTATCACCCCGGATCAAAAAGCCGAACTGGTCAAAGCGCTCCGCACTCAAGATAAATACGTCGCCATGATTGGGGATGGGGTGAATGATGTCCTATCGCTCAAACAATCCAACCTCGGCATTGCCATGGAAAGCGGCAGTAAAGCCACACGGGCGGTGGCCGACATCATTCTCCTTAATGACTCATTCTCCGCCTTGCCACGGGCTTTTATCGAGGGTCAGCGGATTCGCAATGGCATTCGAGATTCCCTTGCCCTATTCCTCGTGCGAGTCACAACGGTGACGTTATTGATCTTCGCGATCGCCATGGTCACCGAGAGCTTCCCCTTGATCAATAAACATAGTGCTTTGCTCGCCCTCTTTGGGGTCGGCTTACCGACTGGCGTTTTTCCACTTTGGGCAAAACCGGGAAAACAACGTCATAAAACCAGTGTTGTCCAGTCATTACTGCACTTCACAATTCCCGCTTCCATCACAATGACGTTAGTTTCACTATTCGTTTATCTGCTCTATCTAGTCAAAGCGGTACTCGAACTGCCGGGGGGCGACGACATCACCCAAATTGACTACACCTTGCCCCGCACCGCACTGGTGACGATTTTGATTCTGTGTCATCTCGTGCTTTTACCATTTCTCAAACCCCCCCACGACAGCTGCGGCGGCGGCGAACCCTACAGTGGCGACTGGCGTTACACAATCGCCGCGATCGTACTCACCACCGGATTGATGCTAATTTTAGTGATTCCGCCCGTGCGCCAATTCTATGAGCTGGCCGCCCTGAGTCTCCGGGACATCGGCTTTTTGCTTCTCGTTGCTTTAGAATGGGCCTTGATTCTCCGGCTAACTTGGCGGATGAAATTCTTCGATCGCTTCCTCGGTGTTGACCTCCTGCGGCGTTAA
- a CDS encoding prolyl hydroxylase family protein — protein MDYTVTDLGSEVLLIEDILPPDICQHVIDVAEHCHFEAAAILVESVDPDVRNSGILPLNPRNPVQQSTNQLLLQSVKTVQEALYRWYGVQFPHAETCSVLRYLPGQQYKRHVDNILLASRFQEVEQGIPTRDISIVGYLNDDFEGGETFFDRSKLKVKPKAGSAIIFPAYYTHPHQALPVTAGKKYAWTTWLYH, from the coding sequence GTGGATTATACCGTAACTGACCTTGGTTCCGAAGTTCTATTAATTGAGGATATTCTCCCCCCGGATATCTGCCAGCATGTCATTGATGTGGCTGAACATTGCCATTTTGAAGCGGCTGCAATTTTAGTCGAGTCAGTCGATCCCGATGTCCGAAACAGTGGCATCCTGCCGCTCAACCCGCGCAATCCGGTGCAGCAATCCACCAATCAGCTATTGCTGCAATCCGTCAAAACCGTGCAGGAGGCCCTCTATCGCTGGTATGGCGTCCAGTTTCCCCATGCCGAAACCTGCTCAGTTTTGCGCTACTTGCCGGGACAGCAGTACAAGCGCCATGTCGATAATATTTTGCTCGCAAGCCGCTTTCAAGAAGTCGAACAAGGCATTCCCACTCGTGATATCAGTATCGTGGGATATTTAAATGATGATTTTGAAGGGGGTGAAACCTTCTTCGATCGATCCAAGCTTAAAGTCAAGCCAAAAGCTGGCAGTGCCATTATTTTCCCGGCTTACTACACCCATCCACATCAAGCACTGCCCGTCACGGCTGGCAAGAAATATGCCTGGACGACCTGGCTTTACCATTAG
- a CDS encoding carbohydrate ABC transporter permease, with amino-acid sequence MTRLLLNYLLLGLIATIMLMPMLWLISTSFKGAGEDLFQFPPQLIPAQPTLENFVNVWNNHPFGRYFFNSILVAVLTVSLNLLFCSLAAYPLARMEFAGRRLIFSAIVATILIPFQIVMIPLFILIRNLGLVNSYLGMIFPSIASAFGIFLLRQAFQGVPKELEEAAQIDGCSPLGIWWNVMLPSVRPALVTLSIFVFIGAWSDFLWPLLIVNQPEMYTLPLGVSKLTGTSDADWRVIAAGSVLSIAPILAFFIMMQRSIVPSETGSGVKG; translated from the coding sequence ATGACCCGATTGCTGCTGAATTATCTGCTGCTGGGATTGATCGCGACCATCATGCTGATGCCAATGCTATGGCTCATCAGCACCTCATTTAAAGGGGCCGGGGAGGATCTATTTCAATTTCCGCCACAGTTGATTCCGGCACAGCCAACCCTGGAGAACTTCGTCAACGTTTGGAATAATCATCCCTTCGGTCGATATTTTTTCAATAGCATTCTGGTTGCAGTCCTCACCGTTAGTCTGAATTTACTCTTCTGCTCCCTCGCCGCCTATCCCTTAGCTCGTATGGAATTTGCCGGCCGTCGCCTGATCTTCTCCGCCATCGTTGCCACAATTTTGATTCCCTTCCAAATTGTGATGATTCCGCTGTTTATCTTGATTCGCAACCTTGGTTTGGTGAACAGCTATCTGGGCATGATTTTCCCGTCGATCGCCTCGGCTTTTGGGATTTTTCTCCTTCGCCAAGCCTTTCAAGGGGTCCCCAAAGAACTCGAAGAAGCGGCGCAGATTGATGGCTGCTCCCCCCTTGGAATTTGGTGGAATGTGATGCTGCCGTCGGTACGACCGGCCCTCGTCACACTCTCAATTTTTGTCTTTATTGGTGCTTGGAGTGATTTCCTCTGGCCACTGCTGATCGTCAATCAACCGGAAATGTATACCTTGCCCCTAGGAGTATCAAAACTGACGGGCACATCGGATGCCGACTGGCGCGTGATTGCCGCCGGTTCGGTCCTATCGATCGCCCCCATTTTGGCCTTCTTCATCATGATGCAACGGTCGATCGTGCCCAGTGAAACTGGCAGTGGCGTTAAGGGCTAA
- a CDS encoding class I SAM-dependent methyltransferase, with translation MSQPEQPTTDLLQREQAFHDQWASTINLDEVPVEAYFEACTAPENRFILRQLGNVSGKSLLDLGCGAGENSVYFAQQGANCVASDYSPGMVDVALKLADQHGVAIAGRVINAMEIDYPDNSFDIVYAANLLHHIPDPLVTIQEIHRVLKPGGKMCFWDPLQHNPVINVYRRIATEVRTEDETPLHINLIKQVESRFSTTHADTFWIATLWIFLQFYLIERVNPNEERYWKKIILEANRLRPTYRRLEKVDRFLKKLPGMQRMAWNVAVVATK, from the coding sequence ATGTCTCAGCCTGAGCAGCCAACGACCGATTTACTCCAACGCGAACAAGCCTTCCATGACCAGTGGGCCAGTACGATCAACCTGGATGAAGTACCGGTCGAAGCCTACTTTGAAGCCTGCACAGCCCCAGAAAATCGCTTCATCCTACGGCAGCTCGGCAATGTATCCGGCAAATCGCTATTAGATCTCGGCTGTGGCGCGGGGGAAAACAGCGTGTATTTTGCCCAGCAGGGGGCAAATTGTGTGGCATCCGACTATTCACCCGGCATGGTGGATGTGGCACTAAAGCTGGCTGATCAACATGGTGTGGCGATCGCCGGCCGCGTGATCAATGCGATGGAAATTGACTATCCCGATAATTCCTTTGATATTGTCTACGCGGCGAATCTGCTGCACCACATTCCCGATCCACTGGTGACGATTCAGGAAATTCATCGGGTGCTGAAACCCGGCGGCAAGATGTGTTTTTGGGATCCACTGCAGCATAATCCCGTGATCAACGTCTACCGCCGCATCGCCACGGAAGTTCGCACCGAAGACGAAACTCCACTGCATATCAATCTGATCAAACAGGTAGAATCGCGCTTTTCCACCACCCATGCCGATACCTTCTGGATCGCCACACTCTGGATTTTCTTGCAGTTCTATCTGATCGAGCGAGTCAATCCTAATGAGGAACGCTATTGGAAGAAGATCATCCTCGAAGCCAACCGCCTCCGCCCCACCTATCGACGCTTGGAGAAAGTCGATCGTTTCTTGAAAAAGCTTCCAGGAATGCAACGCATGGCTTGGAACGTTGCCGTCGTTGCCACCAAATAA
- the rpiA gene encoding ribose-5-phosphate isomerase RpiA: protein MDAVNQMKKAVGDAAAQRVKSGMVVGLGTGSTTVMAIKAIGERLASGDLKDIKGVPTSFQAIVLSRELGIPLVSLDEVEKIDIAIDGADEVDPQKNLIKGGGAAHTQEKLVDSLAEEFIVVVDSGKIVDKLGSTFLLPVEVMPMAITPVTRALTALGGQPELRMGVKKAGPVVTDQGNLVIDVKFNDIPNPAELEMKINNIPGVLENGLFVGVADIVLIGDVIDGQPSVREM, encoded by the coding sequence ATGGATGCCGTAAACCAGATGAAGAAAGCCGTAGGTGATGCGGCGGCCCAGCGAGTCAAGTCCGGTATGGTGGTGGGACTTGGGACTGGTTCGACCACGGTGATGGCGATTAAGGCGATCGGTGAACGGTTGGCCAGCGGTGACCTCAAGGATATTAAGGGTGTGCCGACTTCGTTTCAGGCGATCGTCCTTTCCCGAGAGTTGGGGATTCCTTTGGTGAGTTTGGATGAAGTCGAGAAAATTGATATTGCGATCGATGGGGCGGATGAAGTTGATCCCCAGAAGAACTTGATCAAAGGGGGTGGTGCGGCTCACACCCAGGAGAAGCTGGTGGATTCCCTGGCGGAAGAGTTCATTGTCGTAGTGGATAGCGGCAAAATTGTCGATAAGTTGGGTTCGACTTTCCTCTTGCCGGTGGAAGTGATGCCGATGGCAATTACCCCGGTGACGCGGGCGTTGACTGCTCTGGGTGGTCAGCCAGAATTGCGGATGGGCGTGAAGAAAGCGGGGCCAGTGGTGACCGACCAGGGTAACTTGGTGATCGATGTGAAATTCAACGACATTCCGAACCCGGCGGAGCTAGAGATGAAGATTAACAACATCCCGGGTGTTTTGGAGAATGGGTTGTTTGTCGGTGTGGCCGATATCGTTTTGATCGGTGACGTAATCGATGGTCAACCTTCCGTCCGCGAAATGTAA
- a CDS encoding aldo/keto reductase translates to MLYRRFGRTELQMPVFSCGGMRYQHKWQDVPLSEIPAANQRNLEATIHRSFELGINHIETARAYGTSELQLGQVLPQLPRDQLIIQTKVVVKETPQAFLETFEQSLKLLQLDYVDLLSVHGINLDEHLESCMAPGGLLDVIRKLQAQGKVRFVGFSTHGPTDVIVRAVETNQFDYVNVHWYYINQLNWPVVEAATARDMGVFIISPSDKGGHLHTPPPKLVELCQPLSPMVFNNLFCLSHSQVHTLSLGAARPSDFDEHLKTLELIDLADEILPPILTRLEQAGMAALGEDWWKNWRTGLPEPEETPDRLNIPLILWLRNLALAYDMTDYAQARYNLLGGAASHWFPGSRAERVNDGELRSLLQNSPFAEQIPHLLRDAHRILGGAAVKRLSQSD, encoded by the coding sequence ATGCTGTATCGCCGTTTTGGCCGCACAGAATTGCAAATGCCCGTGTTTTCCTGTGGCGGAATGCGCTATCAGCACAAGTGGCAGGATGTGCCGCTATCGGAAATTCCAGCGGCGAATCAGCGAAATCTGGAAGCGACGATTCATCGATCGTTTGAGTTAGGGATTAATCATATTGAAACGGCTCGGGCCTATGGCACTTCCGAGTTGCAACTCGGACAGGTGTTGCCCCAACTGCCGCGTGATCAACTGATTATTCAAACCAAGGTGGTGGTGAAGGAAACCCCCCAGGCATTTCTCGAAACGTTTGAACAGTCGCTGAAGCTATTGCAACTGGATTATGTGGATTTGCTTTCGGTGCATGGCATCAACTTAGATGAGCATCTTGAGTCCTGCATGGCTCCCGGCGGTTTGTTGGATGTGATTCGGAAGTTGCAGGCGCAAGGCAAAGTCCGTTTTGTGGGGTTCTCGACGCATGGGCCGACCGATGTGATTGTCCGTGCCGTGGAAACCAATCAGTTCGACTATGTAAACGTCCACTGGTATTACATCAATCAGCTGAATTGGCCAGTCGTTGAAGCGGCGACTGCGCGGGATATGGGGGTGTTTATTATCAGCCCATCGGATAAAGGTGGACATTTGCATACGCCCCCGCCGAAGTTGGTGGAATTATGCCAGCCCCTCAGTCCAATGGTGTTTAATAATCTGTTTTGTCTGAGTCATTCACAGGTGCATACGCTCAGTCTGGGGGCCGCACGACCCAGTGATTTTGATGAGCATTTGAAGACATTGGAGTTGATCGATCTGGCCGACGAAATTTTGCCACCGATTTTGACCCGGCTGGAGCAAGCGGGGATGGCGGCGCTAGGAGAGGACTGGTGGAAGAACTGGCGCACTGGGTTGCCGGAACCCGAGGAGACTCCCGATCGGCTGAATATCCCCCTCATCTTATGGCTACGTAATCTCGCTTTGGCCTATGACATGACGGATTATGCCCAAGCGCGCTATAACCTCTTGGGCGGGGCCGCGAGTCATTGGTTCCCTGGTTCACGGGCAGAACGAGTGAATGACGGGGAATTGCGATCGCTATTGCAAAATAGCCCCTTTGCAGAGCAGATTCCCCATCTCTTGCGCGATGCCCACAGAATCCTCGGTGGCGCCGCGGTGAAACGGCTGTCGCAGTCAGATTAG
- a CDS encoding retropepsin-like aspartic protease family protein — protein sequence MQPKETQPDSRARLRGSKLFRYFTLGLCGSTCGTILLASPATAQLNRSTSGGTCFMVTSSGKQLNLGSLCGEENVPAPTISKSSVVRLKIKKRYASTPVVNVAFNGKTFEMIFDTGASSTLITQGMANALNIQPTGYREVIIADGSTVKMPVTSIKQISAGGLTNRNIEVTIANKADVGLLGHDFFGNYDIKIKRNEIELHPQK from the coding sequence ATGCAACCAAAGGAAACTCAACCAGACAGTAGAGCACGATTGCGTGGTTCAAAACTATTCCGATACTTCACCCTAGGACTTTGCGGCAGCACCTGCGGCACCATCCTCCTCGCCTCACCTGCCACCGCACAACTGAATCGATCGACCAGCGGTGGCACCTGCTTCATGGTCACCTCTTCCGGTAAGCAACTCAATCTCGGCAGCCTCTGCGGCGAAGAAAACGTCCCGGCTCCGACAATCAGCAAATCCAGTGTCGTACGGCTCAAGATCAAGAAGCGCTACGCCTCTACGCCTGTCGTCAACGTCGCCTTCAATGGTAAAACCTTTGAAATGATCTTTGATACCGGCGCTAGCAGCACACTGATTACCCAGGGCATGGCCAACGCACTGAATATCCAACCCACAGGCTATCGCGAAGTGATCATCGCGGATGGCTCCACCGTAAAGATGCCCGTCACCTCGATCAAGCAAATTAGCGCTGGTGGCCTCACCAACAGAAATATCGAAGTCACGATCGCCAACAAAGCCGATGTCGGTTTACTCGGCCACGACTTTTTCGGCAACTATGACATCAAAATCAAGCGCAACGAGATTGAACTCCATCCCCAAAAGTAA
- the purN gene encoding phosphoribosylglycinamide formyltransferase encodes MSLSLACLVSPTLPNPWPRSVKPMRLGVMASGSGSNFEAIAQAIRDQQLNAQIQTVIYNNPGAGVVARADRFGVGHQLFDHRQFPSREALDAAIVSALQAADVDWVIMAGWMRIVTPILINAFPNRVLNIHPSLLPSFRGIRAVEQALAAGVKVTGCTVHLVVPEVDAGEIIMQAAVPVLIDDTAATLQQRIHTQEHVIYPRAIALCCDRI; translated from the coding sequence ATGAGTTTGAGTTTGGCTTGTCTTGTCTCACCCACTTTGCCCAATCCCTGGCCCCGTTCAGTTAAGCCAATGCGGCTTGGGGTGATGGCCTCCGGCTCGGGTAGTAATTTTGAAGCGATTGCCCAAGCGATTCGCGATCAGCAGCTCAATGCCCAAATTCAGACAGTAATTTATAACAATCCTGGTGCCGGTGTCGTCGCGCGGGCCGATCGTTTTGGTGTGGGACACCAGCTCTTTGACCATCGGCAATTCCCCAGTCGGGAAGCCCTCGATGCGGCGATTGTTTCGGCGCTCCAAGCGGCAGATGTGGATTGGGTGATTATGGCGGGCTGGATGCGGATCGTGACGCCAATTTTGATTAATGCCTTCCCCAATCGAGTATTAAATATTCATCCCAGTTTATTACCCAGCTTTCGCGGCATTCGAGCCGTCGAACAAGCTCTCGCGGCGGGTGTGAAAGTCACCGGTTGTACCGTGCATCTTGTCGTGCCGGAAGTTGATGCCGGTGAAATTATTATGCAGGCCGCTGTGCCGGTGCTGATTGATGATACGGCGGCCACTTTGCAACAGCGAATTCATACCCAAGAGCATGTGATTTATCCCCGGGCGATCGCCCTTTGTTGCGATCGGATTTGA
- a CDS encoding branched-chain amino acid ABC transporter permease: protein MDQIPQLLVNGISLGSIIALAAVGLTLTYGILRLSNFAHGDYMTLGAYLTLMFDALLNNFLGANIFNVWLAIAISTVLMIGYALLCEKILWKPMRAKRASSTTLVILSIGLALFMRNAVILFWGAGSQRYQLPVPEALDVLGVKIRVFDLVVTVLAVVAIAGLHYLLQNTKIGKAMRAVADDIDLARVTGINVDRVVMWTWIIAGGLTALGGSMFGLIEAVRPNMGWFLILPLFASVILGGIGNPYGAIAGAFIIGIAQEVCTLFIPVQYKTGIALLIMMLVLIVRPQGLFRGTM from the coding sequence ATGGATCAGATTCCTCAGCTTTTAGTCAATGGTATTTCGTTAGGTAGCATCATTGCCTTAGCGGCGGTGGGCTTGACGCTTACCTATGGCATTCTGCGTTTATCAAACTTTGCTCACGGTGACTACATGACCCTGGGGGCGTATCTGACATTGATGTTTGATGCGCTGTTGAATAATTTTCTTGGTGCGAATATCTTCAACGTTTGGCTGGCGATCGCCATTTCGACGGTGCTGATGATTGGGTATGCGCTACTGTGCGAAAAAATTCTCTGGAAGCCCATGCGGGCCAAACGTGCCTCTTCGACAACGCTAGTGATTCTGTCGATTGGACTGGCCCTGTTTATGCGTAATGCAGTGATCTTGTTCTGGGGTGCTGGCAGTCAGCGTTATCAGTTGCCTGTGCCAGAAGCCTTAGATGTGCTGGGGGTGAAAATCCGCGTATTTGATCTAGTGGTGACGGTTTTAGCTGTGGTGGCGATCGCGGGTTTACACTATCTGCTCCAAAATACCAAGATTGGTAAAGCAATGCGGGCGGTGGCGGATGATATTGATTTGGCGCGGGTGACGGGGATCAACGTCGATCGTGTGGTGATGTGGACCTGGATTATTGCTGGTGGGTTGACCGCGCTTGGTGGCAGTATGTTCGGCTTGATTGAAGCGGTACGTCCGAATATGGGTTGGTTTTTAATCCTGCCATTGTTCGCTTCCGTAATTTTGGGCGGAATTGGTAATCCTTATGGGGCGATTGCTGGCGCCTTCATTATTGGAATTGCCCAGGAAGTCTGCACTTTATTTATTCCTGTGCAATACAAGACAGGGATTGCGCTTTTGATCATGATGTTGGTTTTGATCGTGCGTCCGCAAGGATTGTTTCGCGGCACGATGTGA
- a CDS encoding DUF6464 family protein translates to MEQPSLPTEVILTHPKRTLGKVELDWTPQPGSYFDLDGQTYTVLERRHRYQLKSGRYHLHKMAVYVQTAQRPDEKSFIQGRWVIGDASCTYNARSELVRCAVKPEGPCEGCRHFEKVSAIDEC, encoded by the coding sequence ATGGAGCAACCTTCATTGCCGACAGAGGTCATTTTGACCCATCCAAAACGCACCCTCGGAAAAGTCGAGTTAGATTGGACTCCCCAACCTGGTTCTTACTTTGATTTGGATGGTCAGACCTATACGGTCCTGGAGCGACGCCACCGCTATCAACTCAAGTCAGGTCGCTATCATTTACATAAAATGGCGGTTTATGTACAAACAGCCCAACGTCCAGACGAGAAAAGTTTTATTCAAGGCCGTTGGGTCATCGGCGATGCTAGCTGCACCTACAATGCGAGATCCGAGCTGGTGCGGTGTGCCGTAAAGCCAGAAGGCCCCTGCGAAGGATGTCGACATTTTGAGAAAGTGAGCGCGATTGACGAATGCTGA